In the genome of Aureimonas sp. OT7, one region contains:
- a CDS encoding helix-turn-helix domain-containing protein → MTLSEKLARGDLMAAACPSRDVLRHLTSRWGVLVLIALQPGTQRFSELRRKVGGVSERMLAQTLQWLEGDGMVERKAFKIVPPHVEYTLTPLGQEAAEKIRDLADWIELSLPRIVEHWDTMRPDTQTNRG, encoded by the coding sequence ATGACGCTGTCCGAAAAGCTCGCGCGCGGCGATCTCATGGCGGCCGCCTGTCCCTCGCGCGATGTGCTCCGGCATCTGACGAGTCGCTGGGGCGTGCTCGTTCTGATTGCGCTTCAGCCTGGCACGCAGCGCTTCAGCGAACTGCGTCGCAAGGTCGGCGGTGTCAGCGAACGGATGCTGGCGCAGACGCTGCAGTGGCTGGAAGGGGACGGTATGGTCGAGCGCAAGGCTTTCAAGATCGTACCGCCCCATGTGGAATACACACTGACCCCCCTCGGCCAGGAAGCCGCTGAAAAAATTCGCGACCTCGCGGACTGGATCGAGCTCAGCCTGCCGCGCATCGTCGAGCATTGGGATACGATGCGGCCGGACACGCAGACGAACAGGGGGTAA
- a CDS encoding SDR family oxidoreductase has translation MTIAVTGATGQLGRLVVETLKRKAPASDIVALVRSPERAGDLGVTVRAAEYAKPETLDAALAEVDTLLLISSSEVGHRAAQHKNVVDAAKKAGVKRIVYTSLLHADVSPLNLAEEHRQTEADLKASGIPYTILRNGWYSENYTASIGGALAGGAFIGSAGDGKISAAPRADYAEAAVAVLTGEGHDGKTYELAGDTAWTLSDLAAEISRQTGKDIPYKNLPEADYAKALASHGVPEGFAASIASWDVGASRGALFDDGKHLSSLIGRPTTPLSVPVAAALKT, from the coding sequence ATGACCATTGCCGTAACAGGAGCTACCGGCCAGCTTGGCCGCCTCGTCGTCGAGACGCTGAAGCGGAAGGCGCCGGCCTCAGATATCGTCGCCCTGGTGCGCAGCCCGGAAAGGGCTGGCGACCTGGGTGTGACGGTCCGCGCAGCCGAATATGCGAAGCCCGAGACCCTTGACGCGGCTCTGGCAGAGGTTGACACCCTATTGTTGATCTCATCCAGCGAAGTCGGCCATCGCGCCGCCCAGCACAAAAATGTCGTTGACGCGGCCAAGAAAGCCGGCGTGAAGCGGATCGTCTACACCAGCCTGCTGCACGCCGATGTCTCGCCGCTTAACCTGGCCGAAGAGCATCGCCAAACGGAAGCCGATCTGAAGGCTTCGGGGATCCCCTACACCATCCTGCGCAATGGTTGGTACAGCGAAAACTACACTGCCTCCATCGGCGGCGCGCTTGCTGGCGGCGCTTTCATCGGTAGTGCCGGTGACGGAAAAATCTCTGCCGCCCCGCGCGCTGACTATGCCGAAGCGGCCGTAGCCGTGCTGACTGGCGAGGGGCATGACGGCAAGACTTATGAACTGGCGGGCGACACCGCATGGACGCTTTCAGACCTCGCCGCCGAAATCTCCCGGCAGACCGGTAAGGACATTCCCTACAAGAACCTTCCCGAAGCCGATTATGCCAAGGCTCTGGCAAGCCACGGCGTGCCGGAAGGCTTTGCTGCGTCCATTGCCTCCTGGGATGTCGGCGCGTCCAGGGGGGCTCTGTTCGACGACGGAAAGCATCTCTCCAGCCTGATCGGCCGACCGACCACGCCACTCTCCGTGCCGGTCGCCGCCGCTCTCAAGACTTAA
- a CDS encoding (S)-acetoin forming diacetyl reductase, with protein sequence MSTIKKVAVVTGAGQGIGLAIAIRLAKDGFTIGCLDFNAETAKQVADTIIASGGEAIGVQVDVAQREQVFQAVDDVVARFGRLDVIVNNAGLGPVTPIEDITPEIYHRVFDVNVGGTYWGIQAAVKHFKARKPAKTGDVIGKIINASSQAGQVGNPDLAVYGATKFAIRGITQTAAKDLAPLGITSNAYCPGIVRTPMMEGIAQKVADENGQSLEWGLQQWAKNVTLGRISEPEDVAACVSYLAGPDSDYMTGQALIIDGGMVFN encoded by the coding sequence ATGTCTACTATCAAGAAAGTCGCTGTTGTTACGGGCGCGGGCCAAGGCATCGGCCTGGCGATTGCGATCCGCCTCGCCAAGGATGGCTTCACTATCGGTTGCCTCGACTTCAACGCAGAGACCGCGAAGCAGGTGGCGGATACGATCATCGCCAGCGGCGGCGAGGCGATAGGTGTCCAGGTTGACGTCGCGCAACGTGAGCAGGTGTTTCAGGCGGTGGACGATGTTGTCGCCCGTTTCGGCCGCCTGGACGTGATCGTCAACAATGCGGGCCTGGGTCCGGTCACGCCGATCGAAGACATCACGCCCGAAATCTACCACCGGGTATTCGACGTCAACGTGGGAGGGACATATTGGGGCATTCAGGCCGCTGTGAAGCACTTCAAGGCGCGCAAGCCGGCTAAGACAGGTGATGTGATCGGCAAGATCATCAACGCCTCCTCCCAGGCCGGGCAGGTCGGAAATCCGGATCTCGCGGTGTACGGCGCGACCAAGTTCGCCATTCGCGGCATCACCCAGACAGCAGCGAAGGACCTCGCCCCGCTCGGCATCACGAGCAATGCCTATTGCCCGGGCATCGTGCGCACGCCGATGATGGAGGGGATCGCGCAGAAAGTGGCCGATGAAAACGGCCAGTCCCTCGAATGGGGCCTTCAGCAGTGGGCGAAGAATGTGACGCTCGGCCGCATTTCCGAACCGGAAGATGTAGCTGCTTGCGTCTCTTATCTTGCCGGTCCGGATTCAGACTACATGACCGGCCAAGCCCTCATCATTGATGGCGGCATGGTCTTCAACTGA
- a CDS encoding recombinase family protein yields MSATEWSEEDFDGASPARTRAARYVRMSTDHQRYSTENQADAIDAYAARRGFDIVRTYADEGRSGLSIAGHEALRTLIDDVRNGLADFTAILVYDISRWGRFQDADESGYYEFVCREAGITVHYCAEPFENDGSPSSTIMKSVRRVMAGEFSRDLSTKVFAGQCRLVTLGYRQGGPAGYGLRRQLIDEKGQPKAELRAGEQKSLQTDRVVLVPGPAKEVETVRRIYRLFTEEHRSEREIAAMLNAEGRKTDLGRPWTRSAVHQILSNEKYVGNNVYNRVSFKLKKKRVVNPPDMWIRGDGAFEAIVDPASFQAAARILEERARRFSDDDMLRMLSDLLASRGVLSGLVIDEIEEMPSAASYRHRFGSLMRAYHLVGYAPNRDYRYIETNRHLRLLHPEIVGEVTRGIEATGGIVGIDPATDLLTVHGELTVSIVVVRCQATQAGTLRWKLRLDTSLRPDLTIVVRLDAGNLRPRDFYILPWIDVGSSEILRMAELNGLHLDAYRVDDLSSLYHLLLRSQMPRAA; encoded by the coding sequence GTGTCAGCGACGGAGTGGTCTGAGGAAGATTTTGATGGCGCGTCGCCAGCCCGGACACGGGCGGCACGCTATGTTCGCATGTCTACCGATCATCAGCGCTACTCCACAGAGAACCAGGCGGACGCCATCGACGCTTATGCGGCACGCCGCGGCTTCGACATCGTGCGCACCTATGCCGACGAGGGGCGAAGCGGGCTCAGCATAGCTGGCCACGAAGCCCTGAGAACACTGATCGACGATGTCCGTAATGGTCTCGCCGACTTTACTGCAATCCTCGTCTACGACATCAGCCGGTGGGGCCGCTTTCAGGATGCCGACGAGAGCGGATACTACGAGTTCGTGTGCCGCGAGGCGGGCATCACTGTCCATTACTGCGCCGAGCCGTTCGAGAACGACGGTAGTCCTAGCTCGACGATAATGAAGAGCGTGCGGAGGGTCATGGCGGGCGAGTTCAGCCGCGACCTGTCCACCAAGGTGTTTGCCGGCCAGTGCCGCCTCGTCACCTTGGGCTACCGGCAAGGCGGACCGGCAGGCTACGGGTTGCGTCGACAGCTTATCGATGAGAAGGGACAGCCGAAAGCCGAGCTTCGGGCCGGCGAGCAGAAGAGCCTCCAGACCGACCGTGTCGTACTCGTGCCCGGCCCGGCGAAAGAGGTGGAGACAGTGCGCCGGATCTACCGCCTCTTCACCGAGGAGCATCGCTCGGAACGAGAGATTGCAGCAATGCTCAATGCTGAGGGTCGAAAGACCGATCTTGGCCGGCCGTGGACCAGGAGCGCTGTCCACCAAATCCTGAGCAATGAGAAGTATGTCGGCAACAACGTCTATAATCGCGTTTCTTTCAAACTAAAAAAGAAGCGTGTCGTAAACCCGCCGGATATGTGGATCAGAGGCGATGGGGCGTTCGAGGCCATCGTCGACCCGGCATCGTTCCAGGCAGCTGCCCGTATCCTTGAGGAGCGCGCCCGACGCTTCTCGGACGACGATATGCTGCGGATGCTTTCAGACCTTCTAGCCTCGCGCGGTGTTCTATCGGGTCTCGTAATCGACGAGATCGAGGAGATGCCATCGGCGGCCAGCTACCGCCATCGTTTCGGCAGCCTAATGCGGGCCTACCACCTTGTCGGCTATGCGCCCAATCGCGACTACCGGTACATCGAGACGAACCGCCACCTTCGCCTTCTCCACCCAGAGATCGTCGGCGAAGTCACGCGCGGCATCGAGGCGACGGGTGGCATTGTTGGCATCGATCCGGCAACTGACCTACTGACAGTGCATGGGGAGCTAACGGTGTCGATCGTTGTCGTGCGCTGCCAAGCGACACAGGCGGGCACACTGCGTTGGAAGCTCCGGCTCGACACGAGTTTGCGGCCGGATCTCACAATCGTCGTAAGGCTGGATGCCGGCAACCTACGCCCGCGCGACTTCTACATCCTGCCGTGGATCGACGTCGGCTCCAGCGAAATCCTGCGAATGGCCGAACTGAATGGCCTCCACCTCGACGCCTATCGGGTGGATGATCTCTCATCCCTGTATCACCTGCTGCTCCGCAGCCAGATGCCGAGGGCCGCATGA
- a CDS encoding plasmid partitioning protein RepB C-terminal domain-containing protein, with protein sequence MIEASREDCYVMSLIENLARRNHSPLELIREVGVMRERGYDYAQIASKIGFSPEYAFSICFLLEHGEERLLDAVERGVIPHTIAVEIARANDAGVQRALTEAYEGKTLPGNQVLAIRRIVEERNQIGKGVKSVGHPQKSTKTTAASLVRSYRREIDRQKLIVKKAELAQGRLIFIVNALRRLLEEEHFVTLLRAESIGTLPQPLAERIGIKDE encoded by the coding sequence GTGATCGAGGCATCGCGCGAAGACTGCTATGTGATGAGTCTTATAGAGAACCTCGCGCGCCGGAACCATTCGCCGCTGGAGCTGATCCGCGAGGTCGGCGTAATGCGCGAGCGCGGCTACGATTACGCGCAGATCGCCTCCAAGATCGGCTTCAGCCCTGAGTATGCATTTTCTATCTGCTTCCTCTTAGAACATGGTGAGGAGCGCCTTCTCGACGCAGTAGAACGGGGCGTCATCCCTCATACGATTGCGGTGGAAATCGCGCGGGCGAACGACGCCGGCGTTCAACGTGCTCTGACCGAAGCCTATGAAGGCAAGACCTTGCCGGGCAATCAGGTGCTGGCGATCCGGCGCATCGTCGAAGAGCGAAACCAGATCGGCAAAGGCGTAAAGTCCGTCGGTCACCCGCAAAAATCCACCAAGACCACGGCCGCCTCGCTGGTGCGTAGCTATCGTCGAGAGATCGACCGGCAGAAACTGATCGTGAAGAAGGCCGAACTGGCACAAGGCCGCCTGATCTTTATCGTCAATGCGCTGCGCCGCCTCTTGGAAGAGGAGCATTTCGTCACTCTGCTTCGCGCGGAATCGATCGGCACACTCCCGCAGCCGCTCGCGGAACGCATCGGGATCAAGGATGAGTGA
- a CDS encoding plasmid partitioning protein RepB C-terminal domain-containing protein: MAEDVHIGFERQVVSIRLTDILPLRRLAPNVARSKRYGRIITSIAEVGIIEPLPVSKPNAEGKHLLLDGHLRYYALCERGEESVRCVIEDDDESFTYNKRVNRLATVQEHYMIERALERGASAEKIARALGMDIRTLTKRRTMLDGIAPEVIELLKDRTVSKAIFDALRKMKPLRQYEAADLMIQAGNLTTGYAKALLAGTKQTDLVAPEKPKRLNGLSPEQMARMERELEVVSRDFKAVERTFGDDVLHLVLASRYVGRLMANTNVVAYLEKRHGDMLTELRAIVLAASLEPGPAV; the protein is encoded by the coding sequence ATGGCCGAGGATGTACACATTGGGTTCGAACGGCAAGTCGTCTCCATTCGGCTGACGGACATACTCCCTCTTCGTCGGCTCGCGCCCAACGTCGCCCGCTCCAAACGCTATGGGCGTATCATCACATCGATTGCAGAAGTCGGCATCATCGAGCCGCTTCCCGTTTCAAAGCCAAATGCGGAAGGGAAACACCTACTGCTCGATGGTCATCTCCGGTATTATGCCTTGTGTGAGCGCGGCGAGGAGAGCGTGCGCTGCGTCATTGAGGACGATGACGAGAGCTTCACCTACAACAAGCGCGTGAACCGACTTGCGACGGTGCAGGAGCACTACATGATCGAGCGGGCGCTTGAACGCGGCGCCTCGGCGGAGAAGATCGCCCGCGCGCTTGGAATGGATATCAGAACGCTGACAAAACGGCGCACTATGCTCGATGGGATCGCCCCGGAGGTGATCGAGCTGTTGAAAGATCGTACGGTCAGCAAGGCGATCTTCGATGCCTTGCGGAAGATGAAGCCGCTTCGCCAGTATGAGGCGGCTGATCTTATGATCCAGGCGGGCAACCTGACGACCGGCTATGCCAAGGCCCTGCTCGCTGGCACCAAGCAGACCGACTTGGTGGCACCGGAGAAGCCGAAGCGGTTGAACGGCCTTTCCCCCGAGCAGATGGCGCGGATGGAGCGAGAGCTTGAGGTGGTCAGCCGCGACTTCAAGGCAGTGGAGCGGACGTTCGGCGACGACGTGCTCCATCTCGTCCTCGCGTCACGGTACGTCGGCCGCCTGATGGCGAACACCAATGTGGTAGCGTACCTCGAAAAGCGACACGGCGACATGCTAACGGAGCTTCGGGCGATCGTGCTTGCTGCGTCATTGGAGCCGGGCCCGGCGGTATAG
- a CDS encoding SDR family NAD(P)-dependent oxidoreductase has translation MKRFENKVVLVTGGASGIGRACAERLAGEGAAIVIGDINTDAADRVAEAITRETGMDAVAFRFDARESADCQALVDQAVERFGRLDAVVNCAGVMDWHRAHEYPDDAWDFVLKINLYATFYVSRAAIPHLLKTKGTIVNMSSAASICGVPYAAAYSASKGGINAMTRSMAVEYADQGLRVNAVCPGGVDTPLVTETTLVPEWADMTKIARMSSKIGRMSSAAEVAASVAYLASDEAASVTGISLSIDGGQSAG, from the coding sequence ATGAAGCGTTTCGAAAACAAGGTCGTGCTTGTGACCGGCGGCGCCTCCGGGATCGGCCGCGCCTGTGCCGAACGGCTTGCCGGGGAGGGCGCGGCAATCGTGATCGGTGACATCAATACCGATGCTGCAGACCGCGTCGCCGAGGCCATCACCCGGGAAACGGGCATGGACGCCGTGGCTTTCCGCTTCGACGCCCGCGAAAGCGCGGATTGCCAGGCGCTGGTCGATCAGGCGGTCGAGCGCTTCGGGCGGCTCGACGCCGTGGTGAATTGCGCCGGCGTGATGGACTGGCACCGCGCCCACGAATATCCCGACGACGCCTGGGACTTCGTACTCAAGATCAATCTCTACGCCACCTTCTATGTCAGCCGCGCCGCGATCCCGCATCTGCTGAAGACGAAGGGGACGATCGTCAACATGAGCTCGGCCGCCTCTATCTGCGGCGTTCCCTATGCGGCGGCCTATAGCGCCAGCAAGGGCGGCATCAACGCGATGACGCGCTCGATGGCGGTGGAATATGCCGATCAGGGCCTGCGGGTGAACGCGGTCTGTCCCGGCGGCGTCGATACCCCGCTCGTTACTGAGACGACGCTCGTGCCTGAGTGGGCGGACATGACGAAGATCGCGAGGATGTCGTCCAAGATCGGCCGGATGAGTTCGGCGGCCGAGGTCGCCGCATCCGTCGCTTACCTCGCGTCTGACGAGGCCGCGAGCGTAACGGGAATTTCCCTGTCGATCGATGGCGGCCAGTCGGCGGGGTGA
- a CDS encoding FAD-dependent oxidoreductase: MGVMGVGWPAGVVLPDQAGISDDRFIPGLRRMADAVHSHGAKIAAQLHFGGLVAAYAAAQGHEFWAPSMPHPQDMEYLQYFLPEEMAGGDRQMAGVKVLDKADIAAAVALYAEGARRAKEAGFDGVEIHGGHGYLISSFLSPSSNHRDDDYGGSLENRARLMLDVLRAVRATVGPDYPVWMKLDSRELGKEIGTTLEDAKIVARWLEENGADAITVTAYHDTAKPKLHSASNIPHEPDANIPAARAIKADVNIPVIASGRVEPEHGERFVAEGAFDFLAMGRKMLADPFLPNKLAQGTPEEIRPCIYCYTCVSTEYIGQQVRCAVNSETGFEYRRDRARTSQGERIVVIGGGPGGMEAARRLDLAGNTVTLIESSERLGGTLRFAGIAYEPNERFLDWLKLQIKHSKVDVRLKTQATPELVRSLFPDRVIVANGALRDMPGIPGGELDHVFSGDDMRNLMFGVSTPDLRRKTSAFARLATGIGATTGLLANPDFVRAATKVWMPLGRNVVIIGGELVGIELGEFLVERGRKITVLEESAHFGRGLTLVRRMRAVTELKDHGAALFSQVRDVAIT, encoded by the coding sequence ATGGGCGTGATGGGCGTGGGCTGGCCGGCTGGCGTAGTGCTGCCCGACCAGGCCGGCATCTCGGATGACCGTTTCATCCCCGGCCTTAGGCGTATGGCCGATGCAGTGCATTCCCACGGCGCGAAGATCGCAGCCCAGCTCCATTTCGGCGGGCTCGTAGCGGCTTATGCCGCGGCGCAGGGGCACGAGTTCTGGGCGCCCTCCATGCCGCATCCGCAGGATATGGAGTATCTGCAATATTTCCTGCCCGAGGAGATGGCGGGCGGTGACCGACAGATGGCCGGGGTCAAGGTGCTGGACAAGGCCGACATCGCCGCCGCCGTCGCCCTGTATGCCGAAGGCGCACGCCGGGCGAAGGAGGCGGGGTTCGATGGCGTCGAGATCCATGGCGGCCACGGCTACCTGATATCGTCCTTCCTGTCCCCTTCTTCCAACCACCGGGATGACGACTATGGCGGCTCGCTGGAAAACCGCGCCCGCCTGATGCTCGACGTGCTGCGTGCCGTGCGCGCAACCGTTGGGCCGGACTATCCCGTGTGGATGAAGCTCGATAGCCGCGAACTGGGCAAGGAGATCGGCACCACGCTGGAGGATGCCAAGATCGTCGCGCGCTGGCTGGAAGAGAACGGCGCCGACGCGATCACCGTCACCGCCTATCACGACACCGCCAAGCCCAAGCTCCATTCAGCGTCCAACATCCCGCATGAGCCAGACGCGAACATCCCCGCCGCTCGCGCGATCAAGGCGGATGTCAACATTCCGGTCATCGCCTCGGGTCGGGTCGAGCCGGAACATGGCGAGCGGTTTGTGGCCGAGGGTGCATTCGACTTCCTCGCCATGGGCCGCAAGATGCTGGCCGATCCTTTTCTGCCGAACAAGCTTGCCCAGGGGACCCCTGAGGAAATTCGGCCCTGCATCTATTGCTACACCTGCGTTTCGACTGAATATATCGGCCAGCAGGTGCGCTGTGCGGTCAATTCCGAGACCGGCTTCGAATATCGACGTGACCGGGCGCGGACTTCGCAGGGCGAGCGGATCGTCGTGATCGGCGGTGGACCGGGCGGCATGGAAGCGGCGCGCCGGTTGGACCTTGCCGGCAACACGGTGACCCTGATCGAAAGCAGCGAGCGGCTGGGCGGCACCCTGCGTTTCGCAGGCATCGCCTATGAGCCGAATGAGCGCTTCCTCGACTGGCTGAAGCTGCAGATCAAGCACTCCAAGGTCGATGTCCGGCTCAAGACGCAGGCCACCCCGGAACTGGTGCGCTCGCTGTTCCCCGACCGGGTGATCGTCGCCAACGGCGCCTTGCGCGACATGCCGGGCATTCCCGGCGGCGAGCTCGACCATGTCTTTTCGGGCGACGACATGCGCAACCTGATGTTCGGGGTCTCGACTCCCGACCTGAGGCGCAAGACCTCGGCCTTCGCGCGCCTCGCCACCGGCATCGGCGCCACGACCGGCCTGCTCGCCAATCCCGATTTCGTCCGGGCGGCGACGAAGGTCTGGATGCCGCTGGGCAGGAACGTCGTCATCATCGGCGGCGAGCTGGTCGGGATCGAGCTTGGCGAGTTCCTGGTCGAACGCGGCCGCAAGATCACCGTGCTTGAGGAAAGCGCCCATTTCGGCCGCGGCCTGACGCTGGTCCGCCGGATGCGCGCGGTGACCGAGCTGAAGGACCATGGCGCCGCCCTGTTTTCGCAAGTGAGGGACGTGGCGATCACGTAG
- a CDS encoding TetR/AcrR family transcriptional regulator: protein MAKRPSRGEGLTRHRILEAAIRRFGTRSFDDVSLRDIAADVAVDVAYVHRSYGSKEKLFLEALEAASEEMNFSDLAPQDLPAYLVQRIFDQPRGKLVAEINAFDILISSASSPHVSSFLAQRMQDEFFNPLAEKLQDRDGSRVAMMIALLLGFGVLRDFLKLPMVTAMGDAQAEAVLTQSIRQVLNTSGASEAEPIDE from the coding sequence ATGGCAAAGCGCCCGTCCCGCGGTGAGGGTCTTACCCGCCATCGGATTCTCGAAGCCGCGATCCGGCGCTTTGGAACACGTTCGTTCGACGACGTCAGCCTGCGGGACATCGCAGCCGACGTGGCCGTGGACGTCGCCTATGTCCACAGGAGCTACGGCTCCAAGGAGAAGCTGTTCCTGGAAGCCCTGGAAGCGGCTTCCGAAGAGATGAACTTCTCCGATCTGGCTCCGCAGGACCTGCCGGCCTATCTGGTCCAGCGGATCTTTGATCAGCCGCGGGGCAAACTCGTAGCGGAGATCAACGCCTTCGATATCCTGATCAGTTCGGCTTCCAGCCCGCATGTCTCCAGTTTTCTCGCCCAGCGCATGCAGGACGAGTTTTTCAATCCGCTTGCCGAAAAACTTCAGGACCGCGACGGGTCACGCGTCGCCATGATGATCGCGCTGCTGCTCGGTTTCGGCGTGCTGCGTGACTTTCTTAAGCTGCCGATGGTCACGGCGATGGGAGATGCGCAAGCTGAGGCGGTTCTCACCCAGTCCATCCGGCAAGTTCTGAATACTTCAGGCGCATCCGAGGCGGAGCCGATTGATGAATGA
- a CDS encoding HlyD family efflux transporter periplasmic adaptor subunit — MPGKGWLIAGGVAIAAVVAYLAWQAMADPGLPEGIASGNGRIEAVEIDISAKAGGRLSDILVNEGDFVHTGQDLAVMDTNQLEAGRRQAEAELRRAEIAIETAQSIVAQREAERGSALAIIEQRQAELDSAATKLARSEQLIERNTVSQQVLDNDRAAERGARANLGAAQAQLAASEAAISAAKAQVVDAEAAVDAAKAAIESIETDIADSTLKAPRDGRVQFRVAQPGEVLASGGRVINMVDLSDVYMTFFLSTEQAGRVALGAEVRLVLDAAPQYVIPATVSFVSDVAQFTPRTVETEEERQKLMFRVRARIPADLLRQYIELVKTGLPGMAYVRIDPNAVWPAFLEMEAAQ, encoded by the coding sequence CTGCCTGGCAAAGGATGGCTGATCGCCGGAGGCGTCGCTATTGCGGCCGTCGTCGCTTACCTGGCATGGCAAGCAATGGCCGATCCCGGTCTTCCAGAGGGCATAGCCAGCGGCAATGGCCGTATCGAGGCCGTCGAGATCGATATCTCCGCCAAGGCGGGCGGGCGGCTGAGCGACATCCTGGTCAATGAAGGCGATTTCGTGCATACCGGTCAGGACCTCGCCGTGATGGATACGAACCAGCTGGAAGCCGGGAGACGCCAGGCCGAAGCTGAGCTTCGCCGCGCCGAGATCGCCATCGAGACTGCCCAAAGCATCGTCGCCCAGCGCGAGGCGGAGCGCGGCTCGGCACTTGCGATCATAGAGCAGCGTCAGGCTGAACTGGATTCCGCCGCAACCAAGCTGGCCCGCTCCGAGCAGTTGATCGAGCGCAACACAGTCTCCCAGCAGGTTCTCGACAATGACCGGGCAGCCGAACGAGGGGCCCGCGCCAATCTCGGCGCCGCACAAGCACAGTTGGCCGCCTCCGAAGCCGCGATCAGCGCGGCAAAGGCGCAAGTCGTCGATGCGGAAGCGGCGGTGGATGCGGCAAAGGCGGCCATCGAAAGCATCGAGACCGATATCGCAGACAGCACGCTGAAGGCGCCTCGCGACGGGCGCGTTCAGTTCCGGGTTGCCCAGCCGGGTGAGGTTCTGGCGAGCGGCGGGCGCGTCATCAACATGGTCGACCTGTCGGATGTCTATATGACGTTCTTCCTGTCGACCGAGCAGGCCGGCAGAGTGGCGCTCGGCGCTGAGGTGCGGCTCGTGCTCGACGCCGCACCCCAATATGTCATCCCGGCAACTGTCTCCTTCGTGTCAGATGTGGCCCAGTTCACGCCGAGGACCGTTGAAACGGAGGAAGAACGCCAGAAGCTGATGTTCCGCGTCCGCGCGCGAATACCTGCAGACCTTCTGCGGCAGTATATAGAGCTGGTGAAGACGGGGCTTCCCGGCATGGCCTATGTCCGGATCGATCCGAATGCCGTTTGGCCAGCCTTTCTTGAAATGGAAGCCGCACAATGA